aaaaaacaccacctcctcctcctccgcagccCCTTTCCTTTACaatgagttttgttttttaatttatctgattTAATTCAAATGGACAATGCACACGAATTAATATGAGAACTGTGGTTCATAGAAATGCACCGGAGTTAGTCTCTTAGAATCAGTTTCAGTCCCAGGCAGgttgacaaagaaacaaacaacagacgATAATCCTAAAGATAAATATTTGAATCcacaatatacaaaaatatGCTTTATGACATCTGTTttaaaaggtgctatataaataaaggtaCCCGTGGTTTGGTGGAAGGAGAGGGAGCcaacaaagaaaagaggttGAGGATATAGAAGATGCACCTTGATGCTGGTTACCACACTCACCAATAAACTAAACCaatgtgatttttaaaatgCTGGTTTATCAAACCATCCCTACTCACCTCAGTGGAGGCTGCATaataaaactgataaacaagaaaaagatgaagttgatgaaaggaagaaaaatgtGATTCTTCTCCCTCACATTGTCACATGAAATTTCCCCCAAAACTAATTTTATATTCTATGACCCAAACATCCTGCAGAGACACGACTGACACGTTTCCTTGGTGTCAACACTTCAGTTATGAGGCCGGAGGTGAAGACACTTCTTCGTGTGAACTTCCTACGCAAACATTTTTACCTACAGGTGAATTATTTTGGTCCAAACAGGtgcaggttaaaggtcaaacacAAAAAACGACTATCACCAGCCGGCAAAGCCGGAATGACAAGCTCTTTACCACGACAACAACAGCATGTTGCAATCTTTAACTGTTCTcatcttgactcctcctgagacttatttacatattctcataaaatatatatatatctgtcagatgattttttttactcttattctCAGCTCACAACAAGTAAACTATGATATATTATATTCTATACTTATTCTGCACTTTTGTTCACAGTCACTTCACACCTGAAGTATTATTTTGAAGAGAAAAACCTGAGATCATCTGGTTCCTTCTGCTTTGAGTTGTCTCCAGCTTGACGGAGCAGTGGGAACCCCACCCTGAAAATGTGAGGTCCAGACCagagactgaatataaagaggGTCAGACAAATCTTTGAGGCTGCAAGCTGCTCAGGTAGCTGGTTGGAAACCTGCAATAACCACGAGCGTGTCAGGGAAACAAATTCAATGCAGCCGGGCTCGGACACAAATAACAGAACGTGTTGGGTTCAGGTCGTGCTCGGTTAGTTTACCCTCGGGATCGGACAGGTTCAGACAGAAAAGTGCATTTGTAttagtagaagaagaaaagtattGTGAGTGAACACAAAAGTAATCCTAAAAAAATCTGGACTTGcagtaaatatttttaaaaaacaacttttagtGTTTCTGATCTTCTCTGTTGAACAGTTCAATCATTTTCCTTCTGTGAACAAGCTGCAGAGCATCTGGGCCTGAATCTGTTCATTAccatgttattaaaaaaaaacctcatgaCTGTTTATCAATGACTTGCAGGTTTGCAGGTCTAAAGGTTACAAAGTGTCTGAGAATGAGCTCACCTTAAATAGGCCATATTAATCATTTATTACCAATCtctaataaattaattaaatgaccACATATACATTTATGATTTAATTACAACTTTTGAACAAGTGATTGAGAGTTAATTATTTATCCGACCATTTAGCCGCTGCTCAAGAGCTTTCgattgtttcttcttcagcaCATTGACTTTGCTCGGTTGTTATGATTCTTTTTTAGATTTGAATTTACATTTGAAACGTTCTTTAAGGACGTGTTGCCTCCGTTAGCTGATGAACATAAGAAATGGTAAAACAACAACTGATAAACTGACCATGTGGGCTGGAGTTTCTTTTACTGACCAAAACTTATAGCCTTATAGCCTAATATAACTTGTAGGGAAGTGGTAGCTGTATATATTTCTGATTTATAGATGAAATGATTTTATTAagtgaagaaaacacatttaaatgggTTCATGTTCTCGGGGTGATTTGTAGACGGAGAGATTCTCAGCAGCGGTTTcatgcatcagcagcagcagcagcagccattgTCTGCTCCtggtagtttgtgtttttttttttttatctctctaGAATAAATACTTTTGCTCGGTATCTTTCTGGAAGCACAAACAGAGCTGCTGAGCTCTGCACTCTCACTTTGCAGGAGCACAAAAGCGACTCTGAATTGTCCGGCAGCCAATGAGCCGGCAGCTCAGCGGCTCAGTGTCCACCAGCGGCCGGCGGCTGCCAGTTTCCAGCCAGACTCCCGCGGGTGCTGGGGGCGAGAAAGAATTTTCTAATCCGTCACCATTGTACCAATTGTCTATAAAAATTAATGCGCCAGAGAAGCTCTGTCCTCACATGAGGGCCCTGAAAACTCCAAATCACTGTTCATGAAAGAGttcaaacaaagaaatgaaTGACTCTGAGGATTTCAAGGTAACAATTCAAAATCTAACTTcttgattttaattttatttcagcaAAAAACTTTTTTCCAGTGGCtctcttattttgtttttttattgtctttgaAGTTTAATTTTGAATCAGTATTTTTCCAGATTTGATCTCGTCTCTTAACGTTCATGTGGCGGACGCGTGTTTTCCAGGAGGGCGAGAGAAGAAGCAAAGACCAGATAGACGGCACAGGGATGAGCAGCAGGAAGGGAGTGAGGGTGACTGGGAGACATGTGCCTCCTGTGGattggagcagcagaggaggaggtccatccatcatccactctCCTGCCAGCATCCCCAAACTTCCAGACACCCCCACTGTCATCTCAATTGGCCCCCTGCCTCTCAGGCCCCCAGAGCGGGTCGCTGAGCGCAGAATGGAGGAAGCCTCAGCTGGGGGCGACTGGCCCGGGGAGGCGTCGTCTCACCCCAGGGTGTCCTACAGTGAAATGGGTGTCCCCAGGCAGAccatggaggagctgaagacCATCCTGAGCGGCGGCCCTCTGCTGAGCGTCCGGGTGAGAGACGATGGGAAGCCGGGGAGTCCCTATACGTacctccatggaagcaggagcGCTAGAGACGGTGGCGGACGCCCCGACGGACGGCAGGAAGATGGAAACCCCCACAGGGTGTTGAGCACCTTCAAACCCCAGTCTGATGCTTCCAGAAGGGGGCCCGGGTCCAGAGAGAGCACATCTATTCAGCTGCCTTCCAGCATGGATTCATCCAGCTCGTTCAGGTCAGATGGGAACACAAATAGGCGGCCGGGCGTCAGTGCGCACTCACATGCAAGAGGTGGCTCCTGGGAAGAGACTGGAGCTTCTCATTCAGGTCGGTGAAGCTTTGTTTATACGACGAGTTATTTCCTCCCAAATCCAGAAATCATTTCTCTTACAAAGACAAAATGTAGCAGATAAGACATCTCAGATCAAAGACTGTTAAAAGTCCGGTCTCCGTCTTGAGTCTATTTAAAATCCGAAATTTGTCTCATTCTCCTGTTTTAACTGAGCTGTCGATTTCTTTaaccatttttttgtgttttctttatttttacccGGACTTTTCTAATTATGAATTTGACGTAAAGCTGGCTGTGTGATGGACTTTTGCTTTCTTCAAAACTGAGAGAAGGATCTTTTCATCCTAAACAAACTCATTATTTCTACTTTTAGTATAAATTACAATTTATGGCCTATTTCCAAGTTGTTTTTCACCTTGAGCACAGTTGGATGTTTCTGTGCTTTAATTTACTTCTGTTTATTGGCTGAGACAACTTATTGAACAAATTCTGTCTAATCGGTATTGACTGGTTCAAACAGAGCTGATCTCGGATTTGACCAAAGTCGTCTTGACACCACTGGAGAAAAATTGGatttgtggatgtttttcttagGCTTAGTACTTGAATCAATGGTTGTCACATGTTATTGCAGATATTTCACACTGTTTTCTACAGATAACGAGAACGAGACGGTCGAGTTCTCTGGTAACCAGAGGTTCATTGCAGACATGGAGCAGATCAAGCAGCAGATCGCCCGAGAGAACATCAACTTTGTCCGATTCGAGGCCACCGATCTCCACGGGGTGTCCAGGTCCAAGACAGTGCCTGTTCGCTTCTTCCACGTATGGAAACCTACCTACCTACTAAATTACCtgtctacctacctacctacctacctactaAATTACCtgtctacctacctacctacctacctacctacctacctacctactaaattacctacctacctacccaccCGCCTACCCACCtgcctacctacctacctacctactcacttacctacctacctacctatggTCTCTAAGGGAGGCTAAGCATCTCCAAGCAGTTCCTCTGCATTTGACACAAACATGAGATTGATATTGATCTTCTcattaatcaaaataaataaatgttagcATTCTCCTTTAACGTACATGTTGTATCCGCAGGAGAAAGCCGTGTATGGGGTTCCGATGCCGAGGAGTTACTTGGAGCTAACCCTGAGTCCTCAGAGCAATGAAGTGGACAACGCCAACACTGCCAACTTCAACAGTGATATCCTTCTGATCCCTGACCTTTCGACCTTCAGGGTCCTACCCTGGGCCGAGCAGACAGCCCGGGTCATCTGTGACCCCTGCACGGTGACAGGAAGCCCCCTTCGCACTTCACCTCGCCTCATCGCCAAGCAGCTCCTCGcccagctgcagagtctgggATTCTCGCTGCACTCCTCCTTCACCTACGAATGTTGCGTCCTGGGATCACCTGACCGGATCGGACCGAAGACACTCCTCTTCCCGGCTACCACCCTGCTGAGCAACCACGACCTGCCTTTCTTCCAGCAGCTGGTGGACAGCATGTACTGCATGGGTGCAGACATAGACAGCACCGCCTCTGCCAGCGGGCCCGGCCAGATGGAGATCAATCTCAGGCCAGAATTTGGTATCGCGGCAGCTGATACCGCCTTCACCTTCCGCACCGGCATCAAAGAAATGGCTCGTAAATACAGCTACATCGCCAGCTTCTTCACAGATGACGGCCTGTACAATGCGGGGGTGCTCTCTCACAGCTTGTGGGATGCTAACGGGCGGCGTAGCCTCTTCCACAGCGGCGAGAAGGCAGGCGAGCTGTCTGAGATCGGCAGGAAGTGGTTGGCCGGGCTGCTCACCCACTCTGCCGCCCTGAGCTGCCTGATGTCGCCTGGCCTCGGCTGCCGCAACCACATTGCCAAGACAATCAAAGACCCAAAGCGGATGCTGTACGCCACCTGTGGCAGCAACGATAACAGCAGCTCCTTCAACATCAAATGTCACGGCGGTAGAGAGACGCACATCGACAACAAGCTGGGCTCGGCCATGGCCAACCCTTACATCGTGCTGGCCGCCACAGTGGCTGCGGGACTGGACGGCATCAGGCGGAACCTGAACATCGAGAGCGGTCTGAACAAAGCCCCTTGTCAGCAGAAGGAATTCTCCATCCCTGTGAAGCTGGACGAGGCCCTGGAGGCGCTGGGGGACGACCACGTGATCCGCAGCACACTCGGAGAACCGTTTGTTCAGTATTTCATCGCCATGAAAAAGTTTGAGATTGAGACCCAAGAACTGGATGACGAGAGGAACAAGTGCCTGgagtattttatttaaagaagcTTCTCCATTTGAAACACAGTTCCTCCTtccacacaaataaaagcatgaGAAACTACAGCTTGAATAtaaaagttgtttattttatatactaTGTTGATATACAATCATTATCACTAGATCATAGATATTTTTCAGGGTCATTTCGAAATAAAGGTAAATATATCCTAATTGCGCAAAGTGTttttgcagtttgtgtgtgtgtgtttgcaaactGGTGTTTACATAAAAGTTAATAAGTACAACATTCAACCAatgcaataaa
The sequence above is a segment of the Limanda limanda chromosome 2, fLimLim1.1, whole genome shotgun sequence genome. Coding sequences within it:
- the lgsn gene encoding lengsin — its product is MNDSEDFKEGERRSKDQIDGTGMSSRKGVRVTGRHVPPVDWSSRGGGPSIIHSPASIPKLPDTPTVISIGPLPLRPPERVAERRMEEASAGGDWPGEASSHPRVSYSEMGVPRQTMEELKTILSGGPLLSVRVRDDGKPGSPYTYLHGSRSARDGGGRPDGRQEDGNPHRVLSTFKPQSDASRRGPGSRESTSIQLPSSMDSSSSFRSDGNTNRRPGVSAHSHARGGSWEETGASHSDNENETVEFSGNQRFIADMEQIKQQIARENINFVRFEATDLHGVSRSKTVPVRFFHEKAVYGVPMPRSYLELTLSPQSNEVDNANTANFNSDILLIPDLSTFRVLPWAEQTARVICDPCTVTGSPLRTSPRLIAKQLLAQLQSLGFSLHSSFTYECCVLGSPDRIGPKTLLFPATTLLSNHDLPFFQQLVDSMYCMGADIDSTASASGPGQMEINLRPEFGIAAADTAFTFRTGIKEMARKYSYIASFFTDDGLYNAGVLSHSLWDANGRRSLFHSGEKAGELSEIGRKWLAGLLTHSAALSCLMSPGLGCRNHIAKTIKDPKRMLYATCGSNDNSSSFNIKCHGGRETHIDNKLGSAMANPYIVLAATVAAGLDGIRRNLNIESGLNKAPCQQKEFSIPVKLDEALEALGDDHVIRSTLGEPFVQYFIAMKKFEIETQELDDERNKCLEYFI